The proteins below are encoded in one region of Bifidobacterium dentium JCM 1195 = DSM 20436:
- the purH gene encoding bifunctional phosphoribosylaminoimidazolecarboxamide formyltransferase/IMP cyclohydrolase, translated as MTTTNRPIRRALVSVFHKEGIEVLAEAFIKAGTEVVSTGSTAKRLAELGVKVTEVSEITGFPECLDGRVKTLDPHIHAGILADMTNADHAAQLERFGIKPFDLVVVNLYPFADTVRSGADEAATIEKIDIGGPSMVRGAAKNSATVAIVTDPKDYALVAARIANGEGFSLEERRWLAGKAFAHTAAYDATINEWTSKHWPKPTSVEQPVAEDETPVDELKFPAAFTRTWDRAHVLRYGENPHQQAALYLDPLNQNGFAHAEQLGGKPMSYNNYVDADAAWRAVWDFAPQIAVAVVKHNNPCGLAVGATVAQAHKKAHACDPMSAYGGVIAANSKVTLEMAESVRPIFTEVIVAPDYDPQALELLQTKKKNLRILKVAEPPKSKTQFRQIDGGLLVQSTDLIDASGDDPDAWKLVSGEPADAETVKDLVFAWRAIRCVKSNAILIAHDQATVGIGMGQVNRVDSANLSVERANTLADGANRTKGAVAASDAFFPFADGAEILINAGVKAIVQPGGSIRDEEVFEAARKANVTMYVTGTRHFFH; from the coding sequence GTGACAACAACGAATCGACCGATACGACGGGCTCTGGTATCCGTCTTCCATAAGGAAGGCATCGAGGTACTCGCCGAGGCGTTCATCAAGGCAGGTACCGAGGTGGTCTCCACCGGTTCCACCGCCAAGCGTCTTGCCGAGCTGGGTGTCAAGGTGACCGAGGTATCCGAGATCACCGGTTTTCCGGAATGCCTCGACGGTCGTGTCAAGACCCTCGATCCGCATATTCATGCCGGCATCCTCGCGGACATGACCAATGCCGACCATGCGGCCCAGCTGGAACGGTTCGGCATCAAGCCCTTCGATCTGGTGGTGGTGAACCTGTATCCGTTCGCCGACACCGTGCGCTCCGGAGCCGATGAAGCCGCCACCATCGAGAAAATCGATATCGGCGGCCCCTCCATGGTGCGCGGCGCCGCCAAAAACAGCGCCACCGTCGCCATTGTCACCGATCCGAAGGATTACGCTCTGGTAGCCGCTCGCATCGCAAACGGCGAGGGCTTCTCGCTTGAAGAGCGTCGTTGGCTTGCCGGCAAGGCGTTTGCACATACCGCCGCTTATGATGCGACCATCAACGAATGGACCTCCAAGCATTGGCCGAAGCCGACTTCCGTCGAACAGCCGGTCGCAGAAGATGAGACTCCGGTGGATGAGCTCAAGTTCCCGGCAGCCTTCACTCGTACCTGGGATCGGGCCCATGTGCTGCGTTATGGTGAGAATCCTCATCAGCAAGCAGCTCTGTATCTTGATCCGTTGAACCAGAATGGCTTCGCACATGCCGAACAGCTCGGTGGCAAGCCGATGAGCTACAACAACTACGTCGATGCCGACGCCGCCTGGCGTGCCGTTTGGGATTTCGCCCCACAGATTGCCGTCGCCGTGGTCAAGCACAACAACCCGTGCGGTCTAGCCGTCGGCGCCACCGTTGCACAGGCTCATAAGAAGGCCCATGCATGCGATCCGATGAGTGCCTATGGCGGTGTCATCGCGGCAAATAGCAAGGTCACCCTCGAAATGGCCGAAAGCGTCCGTCCGATCTTCACCGAAGTCATCGTCGCTCCGGATTACGATCCGCAGGCGCTTGAACTGCTGCAGACCAAGAAGAAGAACCTGCGTATCCTCAAGGTCGCCGAGCCGCCGAAGTCCAAGACCCAGTTCCGCCAGATCGACGGAGGTCTGCTGGTGCAGTCCACGGATCTCATCGACGCCTCTGGCGACGATCCGGATGCTTGGAAGCTGGTGTCGGGCGAACCGGCCGACGCCGAAACCGTCAAGGATCTGGTCTTCGCATGGCGAGCCATTCGTTGCGTCAAGTCGAACGCCATTCTGATTGCCCACGACCAGGCGACCGTCGGCATCGGCATGGGACAGGTCAATCGTGTGGATTCCGCCAACCTGTCGGTCGAACGCGCCAACACGCTGGCTGATGGGGCCAATCGCACCAAGGGCGCAGTAGCCGCATCCGATGCGTTCTTCCCGTTCGCCGATGGTGCCGAGATCCTGATCAATGCAGGGGTCAAGGCCATCGTGCAGCCAGGAGGATCCATCCGTGACGAAGAGGTGTTCGAAGCGGCTCGTAAGGCCAACGTCACCATGTATGTGACCGGCACCCGCCATTTCTTCCACTGA
- a CDS encoding MIP/aquaporin family protein, whose protein sequence is MTAAEAIPVPEESKEQPLAVRVGAELVGSFFICFAIYTICTLDAIVSNLNMAFIALMTGAAYAVMTLVFGKISGGQFNPAVSIAAMLTGKTHVLDGILYIIAQLLGGIGAGAALRFLLPTSEQVPFKSWLSLAVNGFDKASISYSTLSSLGLSFGITLAVVVELIAGLIIVATAMRGMGERGASNTKHAIAMGLAYAVGTTITYPVTGAALNPARATGIAIFAQNQGLNEEPLQQLWVFWICPVLAAAVVALVIIVFTMMLSPNKKNAKADEGDDAQGEESSETEEDLHADGEQDEQDKQSDSQSDADEGIENN, encoded by the coding sequence ATGACAGCTGCTGAGGCAATACCAGTACCCGAGGAATCCAAAGAACAACCGTTGGCCGTACGCGTGGGCGCCGAGCTGGTGGGAAGCTTCTTCATCTGCTTCGCCATCTATACGATCTGCACGCTCGATGCCATTGTTTCCAACCTGAACATGGCGTTCATCGCATTGATGACCGGTGCGGCATACGCCGTGATGACCTTGGTTTTCGGCAAGATTTCCGGTGGACAATTCAATCCCGCCGTTTCCATTGCCGCGATGCTGACTGGCAAAACGCACGTGCTTGACGGCATTCTCTATATCATTGCCCAGTTGCTGGGCGGTATCGGTGCCGGCGCGGCCCTCCGTTTTCTGCTGCCGACATCCGAACAGGTTCCTTTTAAAAGCTGGCTGTCGTTGGCCGTCAACGGTTTCGACAAAGCCTCCATATCCTACTCCACCCTGTCCAGTCTCGGTCTGAGTTTCGGCATCACCCTGGCCGTCGTCGTCGAGCTGATCGCCGGTCTGATCATTGTCGCCACCGCCATGCGTGGCATGGGTGAGCGTGGTGCATCCAACACCAAGCATGCCATTGCCATGGGCTTGGCCTATGCGGTGGGAACCACCATCACCTATCCGGTGACGGGAGCCGCTTTGAATCCGGCACGAGCCACCGGCATTGCGATCTTCGCTCAAAATCAAGGTCTTAACGAGGAACCGCTGCAGCAGCTGTGGGTGTTCTGGATCTGTCCGGTTCTCGCTGCAGCCGTCGTGGCTCTGGTAATCATCGTCTTTACCATGATGCTCTCCCCGAACAAGAAGAACGCCAAGGCCGATGAAGGCGATGACGCTCAGGGAGAGGAATCATCCGAAACCGAAGAAGACCTACATGCCGACGGGGAACAGGATGAGCAGGACAAGCAGTCCGATTCCCAGAGCGATGCCGATGAAGGCATCGAAAACAACTGA
- a CDS encoding preprotein translocase subunit YajC codes for MMFGMMFLQSRKAKQQQAERQDFRANLQPGTEIITIGGVIGKVVSVDTEYEEIVIDSDGSQLRFAFNAISREYVRPAYVHDDEVDEDGNPLPQETDQVAQEPIEAEDGEPAQVVEEVEAESKNA; via the coding sequence ATGATGTTCGGCATGATGTTCCTGCAGTCTCGCAAGGCCAAGCAGCAGCAGGCCGAACGCCAGGATTTCCGCGCGAATCTGCAACCGGGCACCGAAATCATCACCATCGGCGGCGTTATCGGCAAGGTCGTCTCCGTCGATACCGAGTATGAAGAGATCGTCATCGATTCCGACGGTTCCCAGCTGCGTTTCGCTTTCAATGCCATCAGCCGTGAGTACGTCCGCCCGGCGTATGTGCACGACGATGAGGTTGACGAGGATGGCAACCCGCTGCCGCAGGAGACCGATCAGGTCGCTCAGGAGCCGATCGAGGCCGAGGATGGCGAACCTGCACAGGTCGTCGAAGAGGTTGAAGCGGAGTCGAAGAACGCCTGA
- the sucD gene encoding succinate--CoA ligase subunit alpha, giving the protein MTLFIEDGAPVIVQGMTGHQGMTHTARMLKAGTNIVGGVNARKAGIDVVFPDARSGEDATIHVYANCAEAKEATGAKASVVFVPPRFAKDAVVEAIEAGIELIVVITEGIPVADSAYFVELALRKGVRIVGPNCPGLLTLPSNEDANGCNLGIIPDGIVSRGPLGLVSKSGTLTYQLMGELSDIGFTACLGAGGDPIVGTTLQEALEAFENDEATKAVVMIGEIGGSAEQDAAKWASEHMTKPVVAYIAGFTAPEGKQMGHAGAIVSGGKGTAQDKKNALEAIGIRVGRTPGQTAEIMREVLAANSL; this is encoded by the coding sequence ATGACGCTGTTCATTGAAGATGGTGCGCCGGTCATCGTACAAGGCATGACGGGACATCAGGGCATGACCCACACGGCCCGTATGCTCAAAGCGGGCACCAATATCGTCGGTGGCGTCAATGCACGCAAAGCCGGGATTGATGTCGTATTCCCCGATGCCCGTAGCGGCGAGGACGCGACCATTCACGTGTATGCCAACTGCGCCGAAGCCAAGGAAGCCACCGGCGCCAAGGCCAGCGTGGTCTTTGTTCCGCCTCGTTTCGCCAAGGATGCCGTGGTCGAGGCCATCGAAGCCGGCATCGAGCTGATCGTGGTCATTACCGAAGGCATTCCGGTCGCTGACAGCGCCTACTTCGTCGAGCTTGCCTTGCGCAAGGGCGTACGCATCGTAGGCCCGAACTGCCCGGGTCTGCTCACGCTGCCGTCGAACGAAGATGCCAACGGTTGCAATCTCGGCATCATTCCGGACGGCATCGTCTCTCGTGGGCCACTCGGTCTGGTCTCCAAGTCCGGCACACTGACCTATCAACTGATGGGTGAACTGTCCGATATCGGGTTTACCGCCTGCCTTGGTGCAGGTGGCGATCCGATTGTCGGCACCACCTTGCAGGAGGCTTTGGAAGCCTTCGAGAATGACGAGGCCACCAAGGCAGTCGTCATGATCGGCGAAATCGGAGGCAGCGCCGAACAGGATGCCGCCAAGTGGGCATCCGAACACATGACCAAGCCGGTTGTCGCTTACATCGCGGGTTTCACCGCACCGGAAGGCAAGCAGATGGGCCATGCGGGCGCCATCGTCTCCGGGGGCAAAGGCACCGCGCAGGATAAGAAGAATGCGCTGGAAGCCATCGGTATCCGTGTCGGTCGTACTCCAGGACAAACTGCGGAAATCATGCGAGAGGTGCTTGCGGCCAACTCGCTATGA
- the der gene encoding bifunctional cytidylate kinase/GTPase Der, giving the protein MIRVAIDGPAGVGKSSTSKALAKYYGFAYLDTGAMYRACTWWCLHKGIDLDADIVDEQVITETVGEFFTEGHFDISVDPDNPKVTADGVDISAEIRSSEVSSHVSKVSNVIPVRHVLIAAQRAYIAREASADSFSRGLGVVAEGRDITTVVAPDAEVRILLTAREEVRQARRAGQSASGVGTENVAARDKADSKVTNFTSAAEGVLTVDNSDLEFSETLDVLVRIVDDAIEEQEYRQYVANLDDYELDEGDEGLIDGSSFVGGDLQAGPKPVGVLAVVGRPNVGKSTLVNRILGRRAAVVEDTPGVTRDRVSYDAEWAGTDFKLVDTGGWEADVEGIESAIASQAQMAVQLADAVVLVVDGQVGLTSTDERIVKMLRASGKPVTLAVNKVDDRESEYLTAEFWKMGMGEPYGISAMHGRGIGELLDVALESLKKAKKTSGFLTPSHLRRVALVGRPNVGKSSLLNQLAHEERSVVNDLAGTTRDPVDEVVTVDGEDWLFIDTAGIKRRLHKLSGAEYFSSLRTQAAIERSELALVLFDASQPISDQDLKVMSQAVDAGRAIVLVFNKWDLMDEFDRQRMERLWKTEFDRVTWAQRVNLSAKTGWHTNRLANAMRGALESWDKRIPTGKLNAFLGKIQAAHPHPLRGGKQPRILFATQASTRPPRFVIFATGFLEHGYRRYIERCLREEFGFDGSPVQISVNIREKKKRK; this is encoded by the coding sequence GTGATCCGTGTAGCTATCGATGGTCCTGCGGGAGTGGGCAAATCCTCTACTTCCAAAGCCTTGGCCAAATATTACGGCTTCGCATATCTCGACACCGGCGCCATGTACCGTGCCTGCACTTGGTGGTGTCTGCATAAGGGCATTGATCTGGATGCCGACATCGTGGACGAACAGGTCATCACCGAAACCGTAGGGGAGTTCTTTACTGAAGGGCATTTCGACATCAGTGTCGACCCGGATAATCCGAAGGTCACGGCGGATGGCGTTGATATCAGTGCCGAAATTCGTTCCTCTGAGGTATCATCCCATGTTTCCAAGGTGTCCAATGTTATTCCGGTACGCCATGTGCTGATTGCGGCGCAACGTGCCTATATCGCACGCGAAGCTTCGGCGGACTCCTTCTCGAGAGGACTCGGCGTGGTCGCCGAAGGTCGTGACATCACCACCGTGGTGGCCCCCGACGCAGAAGTGAGAATCCTGCTCACCGCTCGTGAAGAGGTACGTCAAGCCCGTCGCGCAGGACAGTCCGCTTCCGGAGTTGGCACCGAAAACGTCGCGGCACGGGACAAGGCCGATTCCAAGGTCACTAATTTCACTTCCGCGGCTGAAGGCGTGCTCACCGTAGACAATTCCGACTTGGAGTTCAGCGAGACGTTGGACGTGCTCGTGCGCATTGTTGACGATGCTATCGAGGAGCAGGAATACCGCCAATATGTTGCCAACCTGGACGATTATGAGCTGGATGAGGGCGACGAAGGTCTGATTGACGGCTCTTCGTTCGTTGGAGGCGATCTTCAGGCCGGTCCGAAGCCTGTAGGTGTGCTGGCAGTGGTCGGCCGTCCGAACGTGGGCAAATCCACACTGGTGAACCGTATTCTCGGTCGTCGTGCGGCAGTGGTGGAGGACACGCCGGGCGTGACCCGCGATCGCGTAAGCTACGATGCGGAATGGGCTGGCACCGATTTCAAATTGGTCGATACCGGCGGCTGGGAAGCTGACGTTGAAGGCATCGAATCCGCCATCGCCTCGCAGGCGCAGATGGCCGTGCAGTTGGCCGACGCCGTAGTGCTCGTTGTCGACGGGCAGGTGGGACTCACCTCCACTGACGAACGTATCGTGAAGATGCTACGTGCCTCCGGCAAACCGGTGACATTGGCGGTGAATAAGGTGGACGATCGCGAAAGCGAATATCTGACCGCCGAATTCTGGAAGATGGGTATGGGCGAGCCGTATGGCATCTCCGCCATGCATGGGCGCGGTATCGGCGAATTGCTCGATGTCGCATTGGAGTCGTTGAAGAAGGCGAAAAAGACCTCCGGATTCCTTACGCCGTCGCATTTGCGTCGGGTGGCTTTGGTCGGTCGCCCGAACGTCGGCAAGTCTTCGCTGCTCAACCAGTTGGCACATGAGGAACGTTCCGTGGTCAATGATTTGGCCGGAACCACCCGTGACCCGGTTGATGAAGTCGTGACCGTGGATGGCGAGGATTGGCTGTTCATCGATACCGCCGGTATCAAGCGCCGTCTGCACAAGCTGTCCGGTGCCGAGTATTTCTCGTCACTGCGCACGCAGGCCGCCATCGAACGATCCGAACTCGCGTTGGTATTGTTCGATGCTTCGCAACCGATTTCCGATCAGGATCTGAAGGTCATGAGTCAGGCTGTGGATGCGGGCCGCGCCATCGTGCTCGTGTTCAACAAGTGGGATCTTATGGATGAATTCGACCGTCAGCGCATGGAACGCCTGTGGAAGACCGAATTCGACCGTGTGACTTGGGCGCAACGCGTAAACCTATCGGCCAAGACCGGTTGGCATACCAACCGTCTTGCCAATGCCATGCGCGGTGCGTTGGAATCTTGGGACAAGCGTATTCCGACCGGTAAGCTCAACGCGTTTTTGGGCAAGATTCAAGCCGCGCATCCACATCCGTTGCGTGGTGGCAAGCAGCCGCGTATCCTGTTCGCCACGCAGGCTTCGACGCGCCCTCCTCGCTTCGTGATTTTTGCCACCGGCTTCTTGGAGCATGGCTATCGTCGATATATCGAACGCTGTCTGCGTGAGGAGTTCGGTTTCGATGGCTCACCCGTCCAGATTTCGGTGAACATTCGCGAAAAGAAAAAGCGCAAGTAA
- a CDS encoding adenine phosphoribosyltransferase codes for MAQSDIEIAGLAKVGETDAKYLVSLIRSIPGFPKEGIIFRDFMPVLADARAFGILMNALEAALPVDAGSFDLVAGLEARGFLFGPALAARLGKGFVAVRKAGKLPPETVKQNYDLEYGQATVEIETGSIPDGARVLIVDDLIATGGTANAARKLVKKCGGKVVGFSFVMELLGIHGIEALGNYPTSSLVTMPA; via the coding sequence ATGGCACAATCGGATATCGAAATCGCAGGCTTGGCCAAAGTGGGTGAAACCGATGCCAAGTACCTCGTCTCGCTGATTCGTTCGATTCCAGGCTTTCCCAAAGAGGGCATCATTTTTCGTGATTTCATGCCTGTTCTCGCTGATGCACGCGCGTTCGGCATTCTCATGAACGCACTTGAGGCCGCGCTTCCCGTCGATGCAGGATCCTTTGACCTTGTAGCAGGACTTGAAGCGCGCGGTTTCCTGTTCGGGCCCGCTCTTGCGGCACGCTTGGGCAAGGGATTCGTCGCCGTACGTAAGGCCGGCAAGCTCCCTCCGGAAACCGTAAAACAGAACTATGACCTGGAATACGGTCAGGCCACCGTGGAAATCGAAACCGGTTCCATTCCGGATGGAGCCCGGGTCCTGATCGTGGACGATCTGATCGCGACCGGTGGCACCGCCAACGCGGCACGAAAGCTTGTCAAAAAATGCGGCGGCAAAGTGGTCGGCTTCAGCTTTGTCATGGAACTATTGGGCATTCACGGCATCGAAGCCTTAGGAAACTATCCGACCAGTTCGCTGGTCACCATGCCCGCCTGA
- a CDS encoding pseudouridine synthase: MPNAYSRAAKAHDNNNEGIRLQKLLAQAGFGSRRKCEEIITDGRVEIDGELITELGTRVDPKHQEVRVDGSRVRVNPNHVTLALNKPKRVLSAMDDPKGRYTLRDIVGDKYERIFHMGRLDYDSEGLILMTNDGELSQHIMHPKYEVEKTYIATLDGRISGTVCRRLVTTGVQLDDGWIKLDRCAILDSSRDSTLVKVVLHSGKNRIVRRIFGSIGFPVRRLVRTQIGPIKLGDLKSGTYRVLSQVEVRSLSKAVGL; encoded by the coding sequence ATGCCAAACGCATATTCCCGCGCCGCCAAGGCGCACGATAACAACAATGAAGGTATCCGCCTGCAGAAGCTGCTCGCACAGGCAGGTTTCGGATCCCGTCGCAAATGCGAGGAAATCATCACCGACGGACGCGTCGAGATCGACGGTGAACTCATCACCGAGCTCGGCACCCGAGTCGATCCGAAGCACCAAGAGGTTCGAGTGGATGGTTCCCGCGTTCGCGTGAATCCCAATCATGTCACACTCGCCCTGAACAAGCCGAAGCGTGTGCTGAGCGCCATGGATGACCCGAAGGGACGTTACACCCTGCGCGATATCGTCGGCGACAAGTACGAGCGCATCTTCCACATGGGGCGTCTGGACTACGACTCCGAGGGTCTGATTCTCATGACGAACGACGGCGAACTCAGCCAGCATATCATGCACCCCAAGTATGAGGTCGAGAAGACCTACATCGCCACCCTCGACGGTCGTATCAGCGGCACGGTCTGCCGCCGTCTGGTCACCACCGGCGTGCAGCTCGACGACGGGTGGATCAAACTCGATCGTTGCGCCATTCTCGATTCCAGCCGTGACAGCACATTGGTGAAAGTGGTGCTGCATTCCGGCAAGAACCGCATCGTACGTCGTATCTTCGGCTCAATCGGCTTCCCGGTCAGGCGTTTGGTCCGTACGCAGATCGGTCCGATCAAGCTTGGCGATTTGAAGTCCGGTACGTACCGGGTGCTTTCGCAGGTCGAGGTGCGTTCCCTGTCGAAGGCGGTGGGACTGTGA
- the sucC gene encoding ADP-forming succinate--CoA ligase subunit beta, which produces MDLYEYQARELLEEQGIATPKAVFAQNSHEVAQAAEGIGYPCVVKAQVKIGHRGQAGGVRLAKTRDEAILASEDILPMTIHKHKVSGVLVAEAKNILHEYYVSISVDRSSRDFDVLATANGGTEVEEIAREHPESVKRLHIDALEDFDIEAATKMAESIGFYHADVDQAAQILLKMWRCFKENDATLVEINPLAKIGDPDDESSKTLCALDAKISLDDNAAFRHDGWKRFADPVHVDPFEQKAREHGLHYVHLNGSVGVIGNGAGLVMSSLDAVSGASEDQGTNVKPANFLDIGGGASAQVMCDSLEIVLSDPQVESVLVNVYGGITSCEQVAEGILEALDKLGSSKPLVVRFDGNAAAEGLSILARADRANLHVAQTMEEAAQQAAHLAANGREVR; this is translated from the coding sequence ATGGATCTCTATGAATATCAAGCAAGGGAACTGCTCGAAGAGCAGGGCATTGCGACCCCGAAGGCCGTATTCGCTCAGAATTCTCATGAGGTGGCCCAAGCTGCCGAGGGAATCGGCTATCCTTGCGTGGTCAAGGCCCAGGTGAAGATCGGACATCGCGGCCAGGCTGGTGGCGTGAGACTGGCCAAGACGCGCGACGAAGCCATTCTGGCATCCGAAGACATTCTGCCGATGACCATTCACAAGCACAAGGTCAGCGGCGTGCTCGTGGCGGAAGCCAAAAACATTCTGCACGAGTATTATGTGTCCATTTCCGTGGACCGTAGTTCACGTGATTTCGACGTCCTTGCCACGGCAAACGGTGGCACCGAGGTCGAGGAAATCGCTCGGGAACATCCCGAATCCGTCAAGCGTCTGCATATCGACGCCTTGGAGGACTTCGATATCGAAGCCGCCACCAAAATGGCCGAAAGCATCGGTTTCTACCATGCCGACGTCGATCAGGCGGCACAGATTCTGCTGAAGATGTGGCGTTGCTTCAAGGAGAACGACGCCACCCTTGTGGAAATCAATCCGCTCGCCAAGATCGGCGATCCCGACGATGAATCCTCAAAGACGTTGTGCGCGCTCGATGCCAAGATCTCACTCGACGACAATGCGGCCTTCCGCCATGACGGTTGGAAGCGTTTTGCCGATCCGGTGCATGTCGATCCATTTGAGCAGAAGGCTCGTGAGCATGGTCTGCACTATGTGCATCTCAATGGATCCGTCGGTGTAATCGGCAACGGCGCAGGCCTGGTCATGAGTTCCTTGGACGCAGTGTCCGGCGCCAGCGAGGATCAGGGCACGAATGTCAAGCCCGCCAACTTCCTCGATATCGGCGGCGGCGCATCTGCGCAGGTCATGTGTGACAGTCTGGAAATCGTATTGTCCGACCCACAGGTTGAATCCGTGCTCGTCAACGTATATGGCGGTATCACCTCCTGCGAACAGGTGGCCGAGGGCATTCTCGAAGCACTTGACAAACTGGGCAGTTCCAAGCCGCTCGTCGTTCGGTTTGATGGCAATGCCGCGGCTGAAGGCCTGAGCATCCTGGCACGGGCCGATCGCGCCAATCTGCATGTCGCCCAGACCATGGAAGAAGCCGCGCAGCAGGCCGCACATCTTGCGGCCAACGGCAGGGAGGTTCGCTGA
- a CDS encoding cell division protein PerM has translation MMTHLKYWLKGLAVAATSMIVYAVALGCYIALMLLVISMEEGGDNLSALSVPLTEAVVLLSQGIGFQAGAITLTILPLLLTVLLIALIASFATRFGTDIRGFVSGLVFWELMNVFFAHSVEVTLLDQLPGVMWKSALVFIVGYAVAAIPRSKLTSTLLEKVRTHVSAPVRRTLSIGTGLGMLLTGIYLIAGLVAVLYWCFANQSAVVKLYELSGMQTGSRILTTVAVIAWLPNVMIWAVSWLFGSGFAIGDLASFTMWSGQGSALPGLPAFGILPQAVSTPWIRIALLCIPFVTGLLAGLAVMLFDRGFAVRINKPDQPIDVSRLIAGFAYPAGAFCIASALVAVLSSMLFALSNGALGTKHLAHIGVQVIASTRKVGQPTALGLFSAWLIILVGMAAVFGIRWLIRRVREARGASSEPNTIKRESTVVPRTVNSTINNKEEQGDNNESTDTTGSGIRLP, from the coding sequence ATGATGACTCACCTGAAGTATTGGTTGAAAGGGCTTGCCGTCGCCGCAACGTCCATGATTGTCTATGCCGTTGCCCTCGGTTGCTACATTGCGCTGATGCTTCTGGTCATCTCCATGGAGGAGGGCGGAGATAACCTTTCCGCCCTCTCCGTACCTCTGACTGAGGCGGTTGTCCTGCTCAGCCAGGGCATCGGCTTTCAAGCCGGTGCGATTACGCTGACAATACTTCCTCTGCTGCTGACAGTGCTGTTGATTGCGCTGATCGCCTCTTTCGCTACACGATTCGGTACCGATATCAGAGGGTTTGTTTCCGGATTGGTGTTCTGGGAGCTGATGAACGTCTTCTTCGCCCATAGCGTGGAAGTGACGTTACTGGACCAGTTGCCCGGTGTGATGTGGAAATCGGCGCTGGTGTTCATCGTGGGATATGCCGTCGCCGCAATCCCACGAAGCAAACTGACGAGTACGTTATTGGAGAAGGTGCGGACGCATGTCTCCGCACCGGTACGCAGGACCCTGTCAATTGGCACGGGCCTGGGCATGCTGTTGACGGGCATCTATCTTATTGCGGGATTGGTCGCCGTGCTGTACTGGTGCTTCGCGAACCAATCCGCGGTGGTGAAACTCTATGAGCTTTCCGGCATGCAAACCGGTTCACGCATACTCACGACCGTCGCGGTCATCGCCTGGCTGCCCAATGTCATGATTTGGGCCGTATCATGGCTATTCGGTTCCGGTTTCGCCATAGGCGACCTCGCATCCTTCACCATGTGGAGTGGCCAGGGGAGTGCGTTGCCCGGTTTGCCGGCATTCGGCATACTTCCACAGGCCGTATCCACGCCGTGGATCCGTATCGCCCTGCTATGCATTCCATTCGTGACGGGACTGCTTGCAGGATTGGCAGTCATGCTGTTCGATCGCGGCTTTGCCGTACGGATCAACAAACCGGATCAGCCAATTGACGTCAGCCGCCTGATTGCCGGATTCGCCTACCCTGCAGGCGCATTCTGTATTGCCAGCGCCTTGGTCGCCGTATTGTCCAGCATGCTATTCGCACTTTCAAACGGAGCCTTGGGAACGAAGCATCTCGCGCACATCGGCGTGCAGGTGATTGCATCCACTCGCAAGGTCGGTCAGCCAACCGCATTGGGTCTGTTCTCGGCATGGCTCATCATATTGGTTGGTATGGCTGCTGTTTTCGGGATACGCTGGCTCATAAGGCGTGTCCGTGAGGCAAGAGGCGCGTCCTCTGAGCCGAATACCATCAAGCGTGAATCCACCGTCGTTCCCCGCACGGTGAATTCGACCATCAACAACAAGGAGGAGCAGGGTGACAACAACGAATCGACCGATACGACGGGCTCTGGTATCCGTCTTCCATAA